One region of Miscanthus floridulus cultivar M001 chromosome 19, ASM1932011v1, whole genome shotgun sequence genomic DNA includes:
- the LOC136528185 gene encoding uncharacterized protein yields the protein MAKRSAAAAAPESRSRRGAHAVRLLQRIHHRFLRLLGATTPKTASRTAKSARKVARPREPKSLIKAADEKQEQDVEARSPDAAAVSASEAAVAGKYWAHRYSLFNLYDRGVRMDAEGWYSATPESIAASQAARAAPGDLVVDAFAGCGGNSIQFAARGCYVVAVEIDPRKVELAALNARVYGVEDRIEFIVGDFFRLAPFLKADLVFLSPPWGGPSYIQAPVYTLDMLKPKDGYATFRAAQKIAPNIMMFLPRTVDVTQVEELSWLSCPPLDFDSEENYVHRRFKGITAYFGRR from the exons ATGGCGAAAagaagcgccgccgccgccgcgccagaGTCCCGGAGCCGGCGCGGCGCCCACGCCgtccggctcctccagaggatCCATCACCGCTTCCTCCGCCTTCTCGGCGCCACTACACCCAAAACCGCCAGCCGCACAGCCAAGTCTGCCCGCAAGGTCGCGAGACCGAGGGAGCCCAAGAGCCTCATCAAGGCGGCGGATGAAAAGCAGGAGCAGGACGTCGAGGCACGGAGCCCCGATGCCGCCGCCGTTTCCGCTTCCGAGGCGGCCGTGGCGGGCAAGTACTGGGCGCACCGGTACAGCCTCTTCAACCTCTATGACCGCGGCGTGCGCATGGACGCCGAGGGCTGGTACTCCGCCACCCCGGAGTCCATCGCGGCGTCGCaggccgcccgcgccgcgcccggCGACCTCGTCGTCGACGCTTTCGCCGGGTGCGGCGGCAACTCCATCCAGTTCGCCGCCAG GGGCTGCTACGTGGTCGCCGTGGAGATCGACCCGCGAAAGGTGGAGCTGGCGGCGCTCAACGCGAGGGTGTACGGCGTCGAGGACAGGATCGAGTTCATTGTCGGTGACTTCTTCCGCCTGGCGCCTTTCCTCAAG GCTGATTTGGTGTTCCTTTCACCACCCTGGGGAGGGCCATCATACATTCAAGCTCCAGTTTACACCCTTGATATGCTGAAGCCGAAAGACGG GTATGCGACATTTCGAGCAGCTCAGAAAATAGCTCCTAACATCATGATGTTCTTGCCGCGGACCGTGGACGTGACTCAAGTGGAGGAACTTTCCTGGCTGTCTTGCCCTCCCTTAGATTTTGAT AGCGAAGAGAACTACGTGCACCGCAGATTCAAAGGAATCACTGCCTATTTTGGAAGACGATGA
- the LOC136528182 gene encoding origin of replication complex subunit 1 codes for MDLAATPSRSKSKPRSSPAKPVAAPAESRMDLCTPSKPTPRRKSKSTASPAPMSPATRSTVRHSRRLLETPTKAAPEVQVKATPTPTSRGKRAAPSPKTPAQREPKRQKRHPRKRAYYWKVVYDGGEFEVGDDVYVKRREAAESDAEDPEEEECRVCFRTGGGVMVECDACLGGFHLRCVRPPLRRVPEGDWACPYCEVERAGKVAERPRPPEGKRIKRTAREKLLSSDLWAARIESLWREPDGTFWAKVRWYIIPEETAAGRQPHNLRRELYRTNDLGDIEMETILRHCSVMSPKDFRDANDGDDVFYCEYEYDIHWHNFKRLVDIDDELETKEDPNDKPYNAGDDYNSDTDEDSEYDEEEESTSSFSARRNQSHGLAANSRKGRIYGLQKIGIRKIPEHVRCHQKTELEKAKATLLLATLPKSLPCRDKEMEEISIFVKDAICNDQCLGRCLYIHGVPGTGKTMSALAVMRRLRSEFDSGTLRPYCFIEINGLKLASPENIYKVVYEQLSGHRVGWKKALHYLTEHFSGGTKIGKQANQPIILLIDELDLLLTRNQSVLYNILDWPTKPNSNLVVIGIANTMDLPEKLLPRISSRMGIQRLCFGPYSYRQLQEIITSRLKGIDAFEEQAIEFASRKVAAMSGDARRALEICRRAAEFADYRVKQSRQSAQSTASANKGDGVVCMGDIEAAIQEVFQAPHIQVMKNCPKFGKVILVALVHELYKSGLGEVMFDKLATTVSSWCHANRELVPGYDTLVKICCKLGESKIILCEEGSKHKLQKLQLNYPSDDVTFALKESPDLPWLSKYL; via the exons ATGGATCTCGCCGCCACCCCCTCCAGGTCAAAATCCAAGCCCAGATCCTCGCCGGCAAAGCCCGTTGCCGCCCCCGCTGAGTCCAGGATGGACCTCTGCACCCCGTCCAAGCCCACGCCCAGGCGGAAGTCCAAATCGACGGCCTCGCCGGCGCCGATGTCTCCGGCGACGCGCTCCACCGTCCGGCACTCGCGCCGCCTCCTTGAAACCCCCACCAAAGCCGCCCCGGAGGTGCAGGTGAAGGCTACGCCGACCCCTACCTCCAGGGGCAAGCGCGCCGCGCCGTCACCTAAAACCCCTGCTCAGCGCGAGCCCAAGAGGCAGAAGCGACACCCGAGAAAGAGGGCATACTACTGGAAGGTGGTGTATGACGGCGGGGAgttcgaggtcggtgatgacgTGTACGTGAAGCGGCGGGAGGCGGCGGAGTCTGACGCGGAGGACCCTGAGGAGGAGGAGTGCCGCGTATGCTTCCGCACCGGCGGCGGGGTTATGGTGGAGTGCGACGCGTGCCTCGGTGGATTCCACCTGCGTTGCGTGCGACCGCCGCTTCGGAGGGTGCCTGAAGGTGACTGGGCGTGTCCATACTGCGAGGTCGAGCGCGCCGGAAAGGTGGCCGAGCGGCCCAGGCCTCCTGAGGGCAAGCGCATCAAGAGGACCGCCAGGGAGAAACTCCTTTCCAGCGATCTGTGGGCTGCACGCATCGAGAG TTTATGGAGGGAGCCAGATGGCACGTTCTGGGCAAAGGTCAGGTGGTACATTATCCCTGAAGAGACCGCAGCAGGAAGGCAGCCTCATAATTTGAGAAGAGAGCTGTATCGTACCAATGATCTTGGAGACATTGAG ATGGAAACAATCCTTAGACATTGTTCTGTAATGAGCCCCAAAGACTTTAGGGATgctaatgatggagatgatgtaTTTTATTGTGAATATGAGTATGATATACATTGGCATAATTTTAAGCGTCTGGTAGATATTGATGATGAGCTGGAG ACAAAGGAAGATCCCAATGACAAGCCTTACAATGCTGGAGATGATTATAACAGTGACACTGATGAAGATTCAGAGTATGATGAGGAGGAAGAATCTACATCATCTTTCTCTGCCAGAAGGAACCAATCACATGGATTGGCAGCG AACTCAAGGAAAGGTAGAATATATGGCCTACAAAAAATTGGGATACGAAAAATTCCTGAGCATGTTCGGTGCCACCAAAAGACTGAGCTGGAGAAGGCAAAAGCAACCCTATTATTGGCAACTCTTCCTAAGTCATTGCCTTGCAGGGATAA AGAAATGGAGGAGATATCTATATTTGTAAAGGATGCAATCTGCAATGACCAGTGCCTAGGACGCTGCCTATATATACATGGTGTACCTGGTACTGGCAAG ACTATGAGTGCACTTGCGGTTATGAGGAGGCTGAGATCTGAATTTGATTCTGGAACTCTGAGGCCGTATTGTTTTATTGAAATTAATGGTCTTAAATTAGCATCTCCAGAGAATATCTACAAG GTTGTATATGAACAGTTGAGTGGGCATAGGGTTGGGTGGAAAAAGGCTCTTCACTATTTAACAGAACATTTTTCAGGTGGCACTAAAATTGGAAAGCAAGCAAACCAGCCAATTATTTTGCTCATTGATGAGCTTGATCTTCTTTTGACAAGAAACCAATCG GTGCTGTATAACATTCTTGATTGGCCCACCAAACCAAATTCAAATCTAGTTGTTATAG GTATAGCAAACACAATGGATCTTCCAGAAAAGTTGTTGCCTCGTATATCAAGTCGGATGGGTATCCAACGACTGTGTTTTGGTCCATACAGTTATAGGCAACTGCAGGAAATTATTACAAGCCGTCTAAAGGGTATTGATGCCTTTGAGGAACAGGCTATTGAATTTGCTTCTAGAAAG GTAGCTGCTATGTCAGGTGATGCTAGGCGAGCTTTAGAGATTTGTAGACGGGCAGCAGAGTTTGCAGACTACCGTGTTAAACAATCTCGACAATCTGCACAGAGTACTGCTTCTGCAAATAAAG GTGACGGTGTTGTTTGCATGGGTGACATAGAAGCTGCAATTCAGGAAGTCTTCCAGGCACCACATATTCAA GTGATGAAGAATTGCCCAAAGTTTGGAAAAGTTATATTGGTTGCCTTAGTTCATGAGCTGTACAAAAGTGGACTAGGTGAAGTAATGTTTGATAAG TTAGCAACAACAGTTTCCTCCTGGTGCCATGCCAACAGAGAACTAGTGCCTGGTTACGACACACTCGTGAAAATTTG CTGCAAGCTTGGTGAAAGCAAGATCATCCTCTGCGAAGAGGGTAGTAAGCACAAGTTGCAGAAGCTGCAGCTGAACTATCCAAG TGACGATGTGACATTTGCCCTCAAGGAATCCCCAGATCTTCCTTGGCTATCCAAGTACTTGTGA
- the LOC136528183 gene encoding UDP-glucuronate 4-epimerase 1-like — protein sequence MRVLEEDLYPSTPGKVKVERAGAMSRHLHRCFASTGTMFLWALFLVAMTATYLSVHSFVDTSSRYFAASWGGLHWERQIRASASPRRPPGSAEGAGLSVLVTGAAGFVGTHCSLALRKRGDGVVGIDNFNSYYDPSLKKARRALLGSHGVFVVEGDINDGRLLAKLFDVVPFTHVLHLAAQAGVRYAMENPASYVHSNIAGLVSLLEACKDADPQPAVVWASSSSVYGLNDRVPFSEAHRTDRPASLYAATKKAGEEITHTYNHIYGLSVTGLRFFTVYGPWGRPDMAYFSFTRNILQGKPITVYRGRDHVDLARDFTYIDDIVRGCLASLDTAGRSTGTGGKKRGPAPYRIFNLGNTSPVTVPTLVSILERYLRVKAKRNVVEMPGNGDVPYTHANISLAREQLGYKPTTSLEMGLKKFVRWYLSYYGYNQGTHTFRNS from the coding sequence ATGCGAGTGCTGGAGGAGGACCTGTACCCGTCGACGCCGGGGAAGGTGAAGGTGGAGCGGGCGGGGGCGATGAGCCGGCACCTGCACCGCTGCTTCGCGTCCACGGGGACAATGTTCCTGTGGGCGCTCTTCCTGGTGGCCATGACGGCCACGTACCTGAGCGTCCACTCCTTCGTCGACACCTCCTCCCGCTACTTCGCGGCGTCCTGGGGCGGGCTGCACTGGGAGCGCCAGATCCGGGCGTCGGCGTCGCCGCGGCGGCCGCCGGGGTCCGCGGAGGGCGCCGGGCTGTCCGTGCTCGTCACGGGCGCCGCCGGCTTCGTGGGCACGCACTGCTCGCTGGCGCTCCGCAAGCGCGGCGACGGCGTCGTGGGCATCGACAACTTCAACTCCTACTACGACCCTTCCCTCAAGAAGGCCCGCCGCGCGCTGCTGGGCTCCCACGGCGTGTTCGTCGTGGAGGGCGACATCAACGACGGCCGCCTCCTGGCCAAGCTCTTCGACGTCGTGCCCTTCACCCACGTGCTCCACCTCGCCGCGCAGGCCGGCGTGCGCTACGCCATGGAGAACCCGGCGTCGTACGTGCACTCCAACATCGCCGGCCTCGTCTCCCTCCTCGAGGCCTGCAAGGACGCCGACCCGCAGCCGGCCGTCGTGTGggcgtcctcctcctccgtctaCGGACTCAACGACCGCGTCCCCTTCTCCGAGGCGCACCGCACCGACAGGCCGGCGTCGCTGTACGCCGCCACCAAGAAGGCCGGCGAGGAGATCACCCACACCTACAACCACATCTACGGCCTCtccgtcaccggcctccgcttcttcACCGTGTACGGGCCGTGGGGACGCCCCGACATGGCCTACTTCTCCTTCACCCGCAACATCCTCCAGGGGAAGCCCATCACGGTGTACAGGGGCAGGGACCACGTCGACCTCGCCCGGGACTTCACCTACATCGACGACATCGTGCGCGGCTGCCTCGCGTCGCTGGACACGGCGGGCCGGAGCACCGGCACGGGCGGCAAGAAGCGCGGCCCGGCGCCCTACCGGATCTTCAACCTGGGGAACACGTCGCCAGTCACTGTGCCCACGCTGGTGTCCATCCTGGAGAGGTACCTGCGGGTGAAGGCCAAGAGGAACGTGGTGGAGATGCCCGGCAATGGCGACGTGCCCTACACACACGCCAACATCAGCTTGGCACGGGAGCAGCTCGGCTACAAGCCCACGACAAGCCTGGAGATGGGGTTGAAGAAGTTCGTCAGGTGGTACCTCTCCTACTACGGATACAATCAGGGAACGCATACCTTCAGGAACTCATGA